A stretch of the Zeugodacus cucurbitae isolate PBARC_wt_2022May chromosome 6, idZeuCucr1.2, whole genome shotgun sequence genome encodes the following:
- the LOC105221217 gene encoding monocarboxylate transporter 12: protein MEAAQMSTTVPDGGRGWVIVAAVALINMTNQYIHSVFGLLFGAKLKSMQEHTFTAALILNLSSLTLNFSGLFIGPAIKTFKQRNVAAAGIFFVSFGLFLCAFATESWHFIVGYSVFVGLGLGLITPSTFMSINSYFSTKRGRAVGLALAGSGVGQVTVPHVVRILLDYYGFQVTVLAMSLFSLIGLFGAALLKPLAPPIRHNNRQHVRLLLSTDDEKNKTVPPQFKVTEAESNNLMKKEEANAHLSPTREHCCHNVTQRLVQAMDLELLRDTTFWSIIVGMGLVYTSTIQFTMLFPHFLQYSVGLSTFNTATCMSTVAGADIVCRLLLPCITDKLKIPYRLVFLLGTVGLLISRAALAESMDMTTIIVMSIFTGMTKSATVLNNNLTISSHCRPEKLPGGLGLNMIAKGVLVITVGQLLGWIRDYTHSYILCLHAQNILLLLVVLVWAPELICRYRKSQRERREAAAEREEYNKMSVC from the exons atgGAAGCTGCACAGATGAGCACAACTGTGCCGGATGGCGGTCGGGGTTGGGTGATTGTAGCCGCTGTGGCATTGATAAAC atgACAAATCAATATATACACTCGGTTTTCGGTTTGCTGTTCGGTGCTAAATTGAAAAGTATGCAGGAGCACACATTCACCGCTGCGctgattttaaatttaagcagtttgacattaaatttttccgGTTTATTTATTGGACCGGCTATAAAGACCTTTAAGCAGCGCAATGTGGCAGCGGCtgggattttttttgtttcgtttggTTTGTTCCTTTGTGCCTTCGCGACAGAAAGTTGGCATTTCATTGTTGGCTACAGTGTATTT GTTGGACTTGGACTCGGTTTAATAACACCATCCACATTTATGTCTATCAATTCGTATTTTAGTACAAAGCGAGGTCGTGCCGTGGGACTGGCTTTAGCTGGTTCTGGCGTAGGTCAGGTGACTGTACCGCATGTAGTACGCATACTACTAGATTACTACGGTTTTCAAGTCACTGTCCTTGCTATGTCACTATTTTCACTGATTGGC CTTTTTGGTGCTGCGCTGCTGAAACCACTGGCTCCTCCAATTAGACATAATAATCGACAACATGTACGTCTATTGTTATCAACTGATGATGAGAAAAACAAAACAGTGCCACCACAATTTAAAGTGACCGAAGCTGAGTCCAATAACTTGATGAAAAAAGAAGAAGCAAATGCTCATTTGAGTCCAACTCGTGAGCACTGTTGCCATAACGTCACGCAGCGATTGGTGCAAGCTATGGATTTGGAATTACTCAGAGATACCACTTTCTGGAGCATCATTGTTGGCATGGGTTTAGTATATACATCCACCATTCAGTTCACTATGCTGTTTCCGCATTTCCTGCAG taCTCGGTTGGGCTTTCGACCTTCAATACAGCCACGTGCATGTCTACAGTGGCTGGCGCCGATATCGTATGTCGGCTGTTGTTACCCTGCATCACTGATAAGTTAAAAATACCTTATCGTCTTGTTTTCCTATTGGGCACCGTGGGCTTACTTATTTCACGTGCAG CGCTTGCCGAATCCATGGACATGACTACAATTATTGTGATGTCGATTTTTACTGGCATGACAAAATCAGCCACAGTGCTGAATAATAATCTAACAATTTCAAGCCATTGTCGACCAGAAAAACTACCAGGTGGCTTGGGTTTGAATATGATCGCCAAAGGTGTACTAGTTATCACCGTTGGTCAACTGCTTGGTTGGATACGTGATTACACACACTCGTATATACTGTGTTTGCATGCGCAAAATATTTTGCTCTTGCTGGTAGTATTGGTTTGGGCTCCCGAACTTATCTGCCGGTACAGGAAGAGTCAAAGGGAAAGACGGGAAGCAGCAGCAGAGAGAGAAGAATATAACAAAATGAGCGTCTGCTGA
- the LOC105221220 gene encoding uncharacterized protein LOC105221220, with amino-acid sequence MPKFLHIGAIAFVACLLLLQQQSAQALLRDIIDTIDLSNLDLANYEYFRNLPSQNPKTAGQANLFLEHFQKKKAVLDYIEHLFLGTSPFTQKSEIPFNPHFGRAWRPYFERRYGKRGVNLVDMLGRGYSLQQLKQQGAIPNDFGTPYYPTR; translated from the exons ATGCCGAAATTCCTACATATTGGCGCGATAGCGTTTGTGGCg TGTTTGCtacttttgcaacaacaaagcgcacaAGCATTACTGCGTGACATTATCGATACCATTGATCTATCAAATTTGGATTTGGCAAATTATGAATACTTTCGGAATTTACCGTCACAGAATCCAAAAACAGCTGGACAGGCGAATCTCTTTCTAGAACATTTCCAGAAGAAGAAGGCGGTATTGGATTATATAGAACACTTGTTTTTAGGTACATCGCCTTTTACACAAAAGAGTGAAATACCATTTAATCCACATTTCGGACGTGCATGGCGTCCATATTTTGAACGTCGCTATGGTAAGCGTGGTGTTAACTTAGTAGATATGCTGGGTCGTGGCTACTCACTGCAACAGTTAAAGCAACAAGGTGCAATTCCGAACGACTTTGGTACACCATATTACCCCACGCGctaa
- the LOC105221219 gene encoding U6 snRNA-associated Sm-like protein LSm6 has translation MSRKEALSQFINQIHGRPVVVKLNSGVDYRGVLACLDGYMNIALDQTEEYVNGQLKNKYGDAFIRGNNVLYISTQKRRV, from the exons atgtcacgGAAAGAAGCACTCTCGCAATTCATAAATCAGATACATGGACGACCTGTGGTGGTTAAGCTAAATAGTGGTGTGGATTACCGCG GTGTTCTGGCTTGTCTGGATGGTTACATGAATATTGCGCTCGATCAAACCGAGGAGTATGTAAATGGGCAGCTCAAAAATAAGTATGGCGATGCATTTATACGCGGTAACAATGTGCTATATATTTCCACGCAAAAGCGGCGCGTATGA
- the LOC105221225 gene encoding uncharacterized protein LOC105221225 isoform X2: MFIVCTWQFGSATVQPRAPNFQYFERPKYRYPYYDENGRGKLLYGYGGPDLYQYKTYTPLEGIH, translated from the exons ATGTTTATAGTTTGTACATGGCAATTTGGTTCCGCCACTGTGCAGCCGCGTGCTCCCAATTTCCAGTACTTTGAGCG TCCCAAATACCGTTATCCCTACTATGACGAGAACGGACGTGGAAAACTACTTTATGGCTACGGTGGTCCGGATTTGTATCAATACAAGACTTACACTCCTCTGGAAGGCATACATTAG
- the LOC105221225 gene encoding uncharacterized protein LOC105221225 isoform X1, translating to MAKLVAILLHLLMFIVCTWQFGSATVQPRAPNFQYFERPKYRYPYYDENGRGKLLYGYGGPDLYQYKTYTPLEGIH from the exons ATGGCGAAATTGGTGGCAATTTTGTTGCAT CTGCTTATGTTTATAGTTTGTACATGGCAATTTGGTTCCGCCACTGTGCAGCCGCGTGCTCCCAATTTCCAGTACTTTGAGCG TCCCAAATACCGTTATCCCTACTATGACGAGAACGGACGTGGAAAACTACTTTATGGCTACGGTGGTCCGGATTTGTATCAATACAAGACTTACACTCCTCTGGAAGGCATACATTAG
- the LOC105221224 gene encoding uncharacterized protein LOC105221224 has protein sequence MLINRFKFVLVTIAILLAILPRSEAFVTRLITETLQNNVAGEPITHVRTEWDFDPEVSQKRRALFYETHGYRAAKFIERIGLGLDGHEEERRAEQQARDVGRLNGEHNINFPPEPHA, from the exons ATGTTAATAAATCGTTTTAAGTTTGTGCTT GTCACAATTGCTATATTGCTCGCCATCTTGCCGCGCAGTGAAGCTTTCGTAACGCGCCTAATAACGGAGACTCTGCAGAATAATGTAGCTGGTGAGCCCATAACGCATGTGCGCACCGAATGGGATTTCGATCCGGAAGTGAGCCAGAAACGACGCGCGCTCTTCTATGAG ACCCATGGTTATCGTGCTGCCAAATTTATCGAACGCATCGGCTTGGGACTCGATGGCCATGAAGAGGAACGACGGGCGGAGCAGCAGGCACGCGATGTTGGGCGTCTCAATGGTGAACATAACATCAACTTTCCGCCAGAACCGCATGCGTAG